The stretch of DNA AAAGGCGTATCCAGCTCTATAGCAAGCTTGTAACCGGCCTGGATCATCTCCGGCGAAGCCGCGTGAGGGCTGTGCGGCGCTGGGTGGACGGTCACCATGCGATTTCCCTGATATTTTACAGCTAACTCCCGGGTACGCTTGACCGCATCCTGCACCGTTTCCCGGTAGCTCGCCGGAGCCCCGTCCCAATCATACATCGTCCGCGCCAGCACAAGCCGAATCCCCAAGTCCTTGGCCGCCTTGATCACGGCTTCGTCCATAGCCGTTCCCCCGTCATGCACATAAAAGAAATCGCTGACCGTCGTGACGCCGTACTTGAGCATTTCGCCAAAGGCAAACAGAGCGCCGATGTATATCGCTTCCTCATCCAAGAGCGGCGTATATTTGTACAGCGCTTGATCTCTCCACTCCAAAAAAGGCCGATCCACCGCGATTCCCCGCAGCAGGCTTTGAAAGGAGTGATTATGCGCGTTGACCGTACCCGGAAGTATGGCTTTTCCAGTCCAGTCGATAGGCATCGCTTGATGGTATTTCCCTTCCATCAACGATTGTTCTCCTGCCTCGATGATCCTGCCGTTCTCGGTGCAAATGGCCCAATTCTGCCGGAACTGGCCGTCCACATAGACTTGGTCTGCTTTGAACAACAGCTTCAAAGTTCCCCTCCTCCCGTATCCAAGCCGGCATCCAAATCCAGCATTGTGTGCAGCAGCACATTAGCCGCCTGCTCAATATCTGTGATGCGGCTTTCTTCTTCGGGGCAGTGGCTTTTGCCGCCCACGCTGGGGACGAATATCATTCCGCTTCGGGTGATGGAGGTCATATGGGTAGCATCATGACCGGCCATGCTTCCAAGACGAAGAGACGGAATCCGCAGAAGACCTGCCTGCCTTTCGATGGACTCCAGTACTGATCGGTCCATGGGAGAGGGAGGCTGATTTAAGATAACCTTACGGGTCACTATAGACAAACGCCGTCGCGCCAATAATTCGAGCCGAAGTTTCCATTCCGTCAAGACCTGCCCGATCTGGTCTTTGGATTCCCCGCGGAACTCGACCAGAAATACCGCTTCCGCCGGAATAATATTAGGGGCGTTCGGAATGATTTTAAGCTGCCCGACTGTCCCGACCACCTCGCAGGCGGGAAATGCCCGGCAGATGCTCTCGGCGGCGAGAATCATTTCGGCGGCTGCGGTCAGGGCATCGTTACGGTCTTCCATAAGCGTGGTTCCCGCATGATTGGCTTCTCCCCGCACCGTGACCTCTTCACGGTAGATGCCGGTTATTGATGTAACTACGCCGATCGGAATGTTCCGGCTGATCAGGCGCCTTCCCTGTTCGATATGCACCTCTACGAAGGCGCTTATGGCCTCCTTTGAAAGCGCCGCCTGGTCAAAGCATTCCGGACTCCCTCCTGCCTCCTCCAAAGCTTCCGTGAGCAATTTACCTTCAGGATTCCTCACCCCGATGATCTGCTCCCGTGTGAGCTTGCCCGTAACAGCCCGGCTGCCGAAGGTGGACAGTCCGAACGGATTCGGTTCCTCTGCGCTGAACGACACCAGTTCAAAGGGGTGACGGGTAGCTATCCCCGCATCATTCAACGTTCTTAACACTTCAAGCGCCATTAACACCCCGAGCGCTCCGTCATACTTGCCTCCATTCGGAACCGTATCCATATGCGAGCCGCAGACGATTGGCGGCAGCAGCTCCGGATTCTCTCCGGCTCTTCTGCCCCAGATATTCGCCGCCTCGTCAATCCTTATGCTAATCCCCTCGTTTCTAAGAGCTGCCTTCAGCCACTCCCTCGCCTCCAGTTCGGCGGGAGTAAAAGTAGTCCGGTCCAGCCCTCCATTCTCATTCTGTCCGAAGGTGGCCAGTTCTTGAATACTGCGTTCAAGTCTGTCCCGGTTAATGCGCAGGCTTTTGTCGATCAACGAGGACCCCTCCTTTTACAACCACCTGCCCTTTCTTAATAACCGTGTGCACCAGGTTCATCCCATAATAATATTGAAGCTGGCGGTAATTGTCGGCATCGAACAAGACCAAATCTCCCTGCTTGCCGATTTCGATACTCCCAATTTCGTTCTCTCTGCCAATCGCATAAGCCGCGTTAATCGTGCTTGCCGTCAATACTTCAGCCGGGGTCATCTTCATGGTGAGACAAGCAGCGTTCATAATAAGGGGCATGGAGACGGTAGGGGATGAACCCGGGTTGCAGTCGGTGGATAAAGCAACGGCCACGCCCGCTGCAATCATTTTCCGGGCGGCGGCGGCCTGCTCCATCAGGAACAAGGCCGTTCCGGGAAGCAGCACCGC from Paenibacillus sophorae encodes:
- a CDS encoding Zn-dependent hydrolase, with translation MIDKSLRINRDRLERSIQELATFGQNENGGLDRTTFTPAELEAREWLKAALRNEGISIRIDEAANIWGRRAGENPELLPPIVCGSHMDTVPNGGKYDGALGVLMALEVLRTLNDAGIATRHPFELVSFSAEEPNPFGLSTFGSRAVTGKLTREQIIGVRNPEGKLLTEALEEAGGSPECFDQAALSKEAISAFVEVHIEQGRRLISRNIPIGVVTSITGIYREEVTVRGEANHAGTTLMEDRNDALTAAAEMILAAESICRAFPACEVVGTVGQLKIIPNAPNIIPAEAVFLVEFRGESKDQIGQVLTEWKLRLELLARRRLSIVTRKVILNQPPSPMDRSVLESIERQAGLLRIPSLRLGSMAGHDATHMTSITRSGMIFVPSVGGKSHCPEEESRITDIEQAANVLLHTMLDLDAGLDTGGGEL